CTCTCGCGTCGACTCTGGGCCGTCGTCCGAGAGGAAAATGTGGTTTTCGATGAGGATACTAAAGAACTTTCCATGACGGGCTTGGTCGGTGCCGACAATATTGACACTGGAAACTACACGTCAAGCGCCAACGCCGTGTTCTCGCAAGTAGCCATTGGCGCAGCGGAGTATGGCGAGGAGGCGCTCAAATCAGCTGCGAttgagaagcttgagaaGGAATGGGGTCTCTTGACTACTTCATCGGGAGCTAAGTCGTTTGATCTCACCAAATGTTCAACTCTCATGAACTACGCGGCCTTGACAGCGGTTCTGCTTCGCCCCGGAGCTTACAACCGCATGGTCCAAAAGGTTCGCACATCTGACTAGTCCATCTACCAGAAGCTGACATTTAACTTGCAGGGACCATCGGAGACAGCTTTGAACGGCCCAATTCTATCTGAAGTTGCTTATCCAGGTGTTTTGGTCGCCAAGGCACGATCTCATACATCCAAAGACTTGGAGCTCGTCCTTTATCCCTCGGCAGACGACGGAGTCTTCAAGCTGGGCATTTCTCGTTTGGAGCCTGGCGGGCAATACGAATGTCAGGGGAAGACGGTCACTGCTGATGAAGAGGGTAACCTGTCGTTCTCTGCCACAGTTAGTGGTCGAACAAGGTTACACATCCGCTCTGTGTAAAGTACCTGTTGCTGCGCTCGGCTCAGAGTGACTTCAAGACGCTCCAAGGTGGGACCGTAAGCCTTGCATTAAGTAGTACAAGTAAGATCCACGGCCTTGTTTCATTTTGGAAGCGTGATTACATGTATTACTCTCTACGTCAGACGATGTTTATGGGCTCTAACTCGCCTTTCATCCCTTGAAAACGTTCTGACTGGCAAATATCGCGTCGCTTACAAGCTGGCATTTGTGTGAACTTGGTGAGGCTTCTAAAAGTACTGAGTATGTATGAATAACTGTGTTCTTTTTTATTCTGACTGATGACTACTTTTGGGAATACCACCAAGTTCACAAAAGGGCCGGTGACCACGGACCAACCTACAGGATCGAGATGCATTCAACCGGTGGTCAGACGGCATCTATTAGTCATGCTTGCAGGAAATAAAGCCCCTCACACGTCAGTTTCATACACCTGATTTCCTAACTTCTATTAAAGATTCACGATGGCTTCAGCCCAAGACATCACTGAGGGCGAGCAGCTACTGGAGACTTTATGGCGAGAGCCTGGTAGAGCAGAATTACGATGTCTGTTGTGCCAAGAGCCATTTACCGACGATGCTCTCATTCGTACGTTCCGCGTGGAGCCTCCAGGCGATCACAGCCCCAGTTATAGCATTGTCGTGCCCACTCACAAGGGCgatatcctcttcttcgatcGACATATGAGTTGCGTGGCAGAGCACCAAGTCAGGTTCTCGGCGGTATCGCATGTCTGGGACTCCAGCATCTCCCACGTGCAGCGACAACGACAGACGGTACCGCAGACCCCAGTGGCTGCACGTAACGTCTTAGACATCTCGACCAAGGTTTACTCAGGCACTGAACAGGCCAAGGATACGGCTGGCGAACTATGGCTTGCCTACTTGAGCGTCCCTCAATGGTCTGATACCCTCAAGAACAGCATTATTCGCATCACGCATAAGCTCTTCACCACGGCCGAGACGACGGTTATCTACTTTGGCGATGTAGACTCAGATGTGGTCAAACAGCTGTACAGAAAGGAAAGGTCTCCAGAACGTCTTGCTGCCGTCATCTCTGTGTGCAACTCACAATACTTCAAACGTGTCTGGACTGCTATGGAGTTCATCGGAAGCGGGCGTGTCAGAATGATGACAAGCGATTGCACATACTTCGGTGATCTGGACGACCCTGCGTTCTTCAATCGACTGTATGATGTCTGGAACGAGGAGCTTAGGCATCATGCTCAGGCCCAACGTTTGGAGGCGGAAGTGCAAATGGGCAAGAATGGCAAAAACCAGGTTCCATGGAGCCTTGGAGCACTAAGAGAGGCAAAAGACTTGAAGAGAGTCAATTTTGCAATGGGTTCTACACTCCTCAAAGAGGGGATGCCGAGACCAGGTGGACTACCTCCATGCCCTGAGAGGCATAGTCCCTGCGAGCTCAGCCACTCCGATGAGCTCTGACTTCAAGATGGAATTCTACCAGGTCGCCTGGGAGTGTTTAAAGGCCGGAGACTTGTCTCCGTTGTTCATGACGCCATTGATGGAGATGAGCGATCCCAGAGGCCCTGGTCATTGGTCCGAATTTGCCTTTTCCGACGTCTTCGCTTGGTCATTAGTAGAGGAGAGACAGGTCCCAGTTCTTGACGGAGAAATTTGCTTCAATGGCATTGGCCAGCTTCTCTCTATGAACCTCCAAGAGATAGGTGTGGTGTCAGTCGTTCGGCAGCCCAGAGAGATGACCAAGCATTATCTCTTGCTCAGCTTCTCATATGCGGCCAAGACGGCCCTGGAATTCGATGGACCAGACGTCAAATATTTCGTTGCCGCCATGCAAAGGACGCATGGAGTGGTGCCATCGATCGTCATGAAAAACTTAGAGGCCAGAAAAGAAGGACAGCATCTCCAAAAAGCCCTAACGAGGAAGTTCAACAAACCGGCCCTGTCACGCTGGCCGATACAGGGCGAAGACGATGTAAAATGGCTCGCAGACGCCTTATCACTCTCGCAGGTTCGGTCTGGTGGCACGCAGAGTATCCTAGCCGAGAACTCTAGTGGTTCTGGCACCACCCACTGCGCGCCGCATGACTACATGGTGGGCATCACCTACACGGGGTGCTACAGAACCTTTGCGCACAGAGTCGCCAGTTTCGTCCTGCCGACAGAGCTACGATTTGCAAGGGCTTATCGTATCCCCCATCTGCATTACCGCGCCTCGCGTGAGAATGGACTTGCTTTGCTTATTCAGAAAGATAGAGTTGTTGGGCACATGATGTGGGCTACGCCAGCTTGTGCGTGTACAAGGACAGAGGCGGTGACACTGAGGATGCCCAATTTCTTTTACCAAAGTCATTTTACAACAAATGAATAGACGCTGCGTATGGATTGTCATACACCTTTTGCCACCCGTGGACATGAGATAGATCATAATCGAGTAGTGACCCGCGATTCAAAATTTCTCAAGTACGTGTCGTTCTCTACCGCGGTCAGTGGTCAAACAAGCCTATACATCTGATCTTCATAAAGAACCTGCAATTACGCTCGTGGaaagtatttatatctaCATAGCAGGGTATAAAGAAATTCAAACCCGAAGACCAGCTTCTTTGAGCAGCGGCAATATGTTATCTCCGAAATACTCTAGATCCTTGGCAAAGTCGTAAAAGCTTATCTGAACACCGTCTATGCCCAGGTGGTGAAGAGCGGCGAGCTGTTCTACGACTTGCTCAGGAGAGCCAATGATCTCGATGTTCCCGCCGAGGTTGCGACCCTGCTTGTGACGAGAGTCAAGGCGTCCCTTCCAGCCGTGGGCATCGCTTTTGTAGGCCCCCGAGTTGTTGCCAAACTTCTTGTTGCCCGCCTGTCCTTCACTGCCATCCGCGATGGCTTGGGCATAGGCCTCAGCCTCTTCTGGGGTATCTCGGGAGATAATGATCGGGTTGATAATGATCTTGATCTTTCGACCTGTTGCCTTGGCTGCGGCTTTGATGTCGGCGATGTGAGCAGGCAGCGCCTCCAGGGTGCTCTCAATGTGAGCTCCTCCAGGGGAAGTGATGAAGATTAGATCCGAGTAGCGAGACGCAAACTCGATACCCGCTGCAGAACCAGTCGCAGTGACAAGAATAGGGCGCCCATATAGAGGCTTTGGAGTAATCCAAGCATTCTCTAGCTGCCAGGGAGACACCTTTCCTTTGTAAGACAGGTTCTCAGTCTCCCCCCAGAGGCTGTTAACCACGTCGAACAGCTCCCCGGCCATCTCGAACCGTTTGTCGTGCTCGATCTGCTGCCGCCCAAACATCTCGTGCTCGACCGCGCGATGGCCGGTGACGATATTGATGCCCCAGCGGCCCTTGGCAATGTGGTCCAGCGTGGCGCCGTACTTTGCAATGTGAAGAGGGTGCAGCGGGCCATAGAGGACATGCATGGtagagatgaggaggatcttGCTCGTCACGGCCGCCATGGCACCGAGTCCGACAAAAGCATCAAGGGATGCTTCGCCATCGTAGCCGCCCTTCGGAAGCCACTGAGTGCGGCTAAAGGCGAGTTCAAAGCCCAGCTCCTCAGCTCTGCGAACGAGCTGAACATTGTAGTCAAAGGTCCAGCTGTTGCTCGTCGGGTACGTTGATAGTCTGACGTCCTGAAGATTAAGGAAAAGTCCCAGCAGCAGAGGCTGGCACGATGTTTGGCTCAGAGGACTGCCCTCAAAGTCAAAAGGGCCCTTGAGGGCCGGGCCCCCTTCTCGAACGGAGACGGTGGACATGATCAAGGTGGCAAAGTCTGGCGACCACGCCCACTTAACAGGTACACAATGGGCTTTATTAAATCAATGTTGGACACGAGTACTAGTTATTGCCTGAGGCAGCTCATTCGAGTGGGTGTCGAAAGCATAGGGTAACATTGCGAGGTTTGAATCCTAGAGGATGGGGATCCTTGAGATTGCGAGTGTCGACACCAGGCACTATTTAAACGTCATTCGTCAAACCATCCAACCACGACTGGAGAATCTGATAAGGCCTAACTATTGCCGGGATCACTGAGCCCTACCAAAAGCGAAGCTCCACTGGGTTGTTGGTAGGATGCGGAGATGACAACCGCATCAGTTGTAACCGAGACTGACTGCCAAGTCTTGTGGGGAATCATAGTTGGCACTCACGTCTATCGTTGGGTTATCTCGAATGACGTTTGAATAGCATCTGATTTCAACATTCGTTGATATAAGAGTTACCCAATAAGTATCGAGAATGATAAGCAAGGAATTCCGAAAACATAGCGTTTGGGCTTAAAACAGTCCTAATCCCTAGATATTTGCCGACCTCGGCGTTCCTTCGCGAGAAGAGGAACAAGAATTTGCGATCACGCAAGCCCGACGTCAGATGACCTGTAGGTCGGGGGTTGAATGACTGGGGGTTTTCTTGGAAGATATCTAAGTCTCGATCGTCTTGCTGTTGAGAAGGAGGGCTTCTATCTGGCTATTTAGAAACGGTAAATAACGACAAAACTACCACCAACTCAACCGCCATGTCTTCAGTTCCGAGAGAAAAGTGGTGGAAGATTCAGTGGTATTCTAAGGATGACACGCCCGAGGAGCGCAAGTTCATTGTCAAGCTAGATGCCCTTCTTGTCCCATATCTGCTCGTCGCTTACTGGGTCAAACATCTCGACCAAGCAAACCTGAGTAAGTGATGACGTCTCAGGCATATTATGCCAAGGAGTCCCAGCTAATGGAGGGATAGGCAACGCATATGTGGCTGGCATGAAGGAGGATCTCAGCTTTCACGGGAATGAACTCGTGCAGCTACAGTCGATGTATAGTATCGGCGTCGTGTTTGGACAGATCCCCTTTGTCTTcctatttacttatattccCATGTACTGGACCATCCCCCTCATGGACGTCATGTGGGGTGTCTTCACTCTGTTGCAATATCGCGCCAACTCATTCGGCGAGATGGCTGCGTATCGATTCTTTGTTGGTTGGTTTGAGGCATGTTGACAACTCTTTAACTACTTGGAGCCCCGACTTACCGTTGTTTAACAGGCCGCCTTCTTTCCGGCTGTGCACTTTGTACTTGGTATCTTTATAGGCATGAATCCCCTTGATGACTTGTGCTGATTGTTTTCCTAGGGTCCTGGTATCGAGGGCATGAGATTAATCGCCGTGGTGGCGTCTTCTACACCGGCTATGGTCTAGGATCCATGACTTCCAGTCTTCTCGCCTCGGCTGCAACATCAAACTTGCATGGGGTGTATGGTCTAgctggatggcgatggctctATATCATCTGCTTCGTCATCACCGTCCCA
This region of Fusarium falciforme chromosome 5, complete sequence genomic DNA includes:
- a CDS encoding HET domain-containing protein, which translates into the protein MASAQDITEGEQLLETLWREPGRAELRCLLCQEPFTDDALIRTFRVEPPGDHSPSYSIVVPTHKGDILFFDRHMSCVAEHQVRFSAVSHVWDSSISHVQRQRQTVPQTPVAARNVLDISTKVYSGTEQAKDTAGELWLAYLSVPQWSDTLKNSIIRITHKLFTTAETTVIYFGDVDSDVVKQLYRKERSPERLAAVISVCNSQYFKRVWTAMEFIGSGRVRMMTSDCTYFGDLDDPAFFNRLYDVWNEELRHHAQAQRLEAEVQMGKNGKNQVPWSLGALREAKDLKRVNFAMGSTLLKEGMPRPGGLPPCPERHSPCELSHSDEL